Within the Pseudomonas orientalis genome, the region CATCTTTTTCACCCGCCGTGAAGCCTTCGTTGTAGGCCTCCTGGCGGATGGCTTCCAATTCTTCAAGGGTCAGTGGCTGGACTTCTTCCAGCGGCACTTCTTCCATCTGTGCCGGCGGTTCCTCCACCGGCTCAGGCTCCGGCTGCGGCACGTGGGGGTCGAAGCTGGGCAACGACCAGATGTCGAACCCGCCGACATCCCGCGCGCGAATCAGATCGCTGGGCGTCTCATCTTTGTTCGACATGCAGGGCGCCTTAAATCATTTCTTCGCCGCCCTTCCCGCCGAGAACGATTTCTCCGGCTTCGGCCATACGGCGGGCAATGGTGAGGATTTCTTTCTGCGCGGTTTCCACGTCGCTGACGCGCACCGGGCCCTTGGCTTCGAGGTCGTCGCGCAGCAATTCGGAGGCGCGCTTGGACATGTTCTTGAAGATCTTTTCCTTGACGCCCTCGTCCGAGCCCTTGAGCGCCAGCACCAGTACGTCGGACGACACTTCGCGCAGCAACGCCTGGATGCCACGGTCGTCGACATCGGCCAGGTTGTTGAACACGAACATCAGGTCTTCGATCTGGCCGGACAGGGTGTCGTCGATCTCGCGGATCGAGTCCATCAACTGACCTTCGACCGAGCTATCGAGGAAGTTCATGATGTCGGCCGCCCGCTTGATGCCACCCAGGGTGGTGCGCGAGGCGTTCGAGTTGCCGGAGAACTGTTTCTCCAGAATCGTGTTGAGTTCCTTGAGCGCCGCCGGCTGCACGGTGTTCAGCGAGGACACGCGCAGGATGATGTCCAGGCGCACTTTATGGTCGAAGTGGCCGAGCACTTCACCGGCCTGATCCGGGTCCAGATAGGCGACGACGATGGCCTGGATCTGCGGGTGCTCGTAGCGGATCACGTCAGCGACCGCGCGCGGCTCCATCCACTTGAGGCTGTCCAGGCCACTGGTGTTGCCACCCAGCAGGATGCGGTCGATCAGGCCGTTGGCCTTGTCTTCGCCCAAAGCCGAGGTGAGCATTTTGCGAATGTAGCTGTCGGAGCCGACGCCCAGGCTGGTCTGGTCGCCGACGATCTCGACGAACTCGCTCATCACCTGTTCGACTTGCTCGCGGTGCACATTGCGCATTTGCGCCATGGCCACGCCCACGCGCTGGACCTCTTTGGGACCCATGTGGCGCAGCACTTGGGCAGCGTCGGTTTCGCCCAGCGACAGCAGCAGCACGGCGGCTTTGTCGACCCGGGAAAGCTTGGCCACAGCGACTCGATCATTCATCAGCGTTAATCCACTCTTTCACGACCTGGGCCACACGGCCCGGGTCTTCTGCCACCAGACTCTTGATTGCGTTCAACTGAGCGTCATAGCCTTCGCTCGGGCTTGGCAACAGGATGCTTTGCGGACCGCCCAGGCTGACGCGGTCGTTGGCCAACTCGCCGTCCAGGCCACCCATGCCGCCCAATTCGACGTCGCCGCCGGCCAGGGCCAGTTGTTTTTTGTTGCCGCCAGTGATGTTGTTGAGCACCGGGCGCAGCACGCCGAACACCAGCACCAGGATGAACAACACCCCCAGCACTTGCTTGACGATGTCCCAGAACCACGGCTGGGTGTAGAACGCAGGGTCGGCGATCACTTCGCCGCGCTCGGCGGAGAACGGCATGTTGATCACGCTGACGCTGTCGCCACGGCTGGCGTCAAAACCGACGGCGTCCTGCACCAGGCGGGTGAAGCGCGCCAATTCATCGGCACTCCATGGCGCGCGGGTAACGGCGCCGTCAGCGGCGTTGACCTTGACCTGGTCATCGACCACCACCGACACCGACAGGCGATTGATCTTGCCCTGCTGCTGCTTGGTGTGGCTGATGGAACGGTCGAGTTCGAAGTTCTTGGTGGACTGGTTACGCTTGTCCGCCGGGTACGGTGCGAGCATCGGCTGGCCGGTGGCCGGGTCCATGATCTGTTGACCGTTGGCGTCCAGCAGCGGTTGGCCAGCGGCGATCGCGCCAGCGGTGGCAGCGGCGCCACCAGTGGTTTGCGGTGCCGAAGCCGGTGCCGGCGGCTGGTTGCTCAGAGCACCCGGCACGCCTTGCGGACCATTGCTGGCGGTGCGTTGTTCGCTGGTGGACTGCTCGCTGCGCAGGGCGGGCTGGTCCGGGTTGAATTGCTCGGATGTCGATTCGACGGCGCTGAAATCCACGTCGGCGGACACCTCCGCCTTGTAGCGGTCGTTGCCCAGCACCGGCTGCAGGATGTTGTGCACGCGCTGGGTGAGCATGCTTTCCATGCGGCGGCTGTAATCGAACTGCTTGCCGGCCTGGGTCAGCGCGGAGTTTTCGGCCATGTCGGAGAGCAGGTTGCCCTTCTGGTCGACTACGGTGATCTGCGACTTGCTCAGCTCAGGAACGCTGGTGGCCACCAGGTTGACGATCGCCAGCACCTGGCCAGGCTCAAGAGAACGCCCGGAAAACAGCTCGACCAGTACCGAGGCGCTGGGCTTGCGTTCGTCACGCACGAACACCGAGCTTTTCGGAATGGCCAGGTGCACACGGGCACCCTTGACGTTGTTCAAGCTGGAGATGGTGCGCGCCAGTTCGCCTTCCAGGCCGCGACGGTAGCGGGTGGCTTCCATGAACTGGCTGGTACCCAGGCCCTGGTCCTTGTCGAGGATTTCAAAGCCGATGTTGCTGTCGGACGGCGTCACGCCGGCGGCCGCCAGTTTCATCCGCGCACGCGCCACATCGTCGGCCTTGACCAGCAGGGCGCCGGAGTTGGGCTCCACGGTGTAGGCGATGTCGGCGGCGGCGAGGGTTTCCATGATCTGCTTGGAATCCATGCCCGCCAGGCTGCCATACAGCGGCCGGTAATCAGGTTGCTGCGACCACAGCACCACGGCAAAACCAATCGCCACGCTGGCAGCCAGGCCGACCATCAGGCCCACCTGACGCAACATGGTCATTTCGGAGAGATTTTCCAGGAACGACAGGCCAAACAGCGGCGGTTTGCCGTCTACCTTGGCGGGTACGTTGTCGATTGCTTCAGCCATGAGTTAACTCTCGCCCTTAAACCGGCATCTGCATGATGTCTTGATAAGCCTGGACCAGCTTGTTACGCACTTGGGTCAAGGCCTGGAACGACACACTGGCCTTCTGCGAGGCGACCATCACATCGGTGAGGTCCACGCCGCTTTTACCGATCTCGAACGCCGTCGCCAGCTGGCTGGAGGCCTGCTGGGTATCACTGACTTTATTGATTGCCTGACCGAGCATGTCGGCAAAACTGCTTTGGCCCAATTCCGGCGCTGGCGCGACGGATTTCGGCTGAGCCATGGCATCCATTTGCATGGAGCGCATATCCAACATCAACCGATTGAACTCAATACCCTGGCTCATGAACTTCTCTCTCCGACGACCCGCAATTTTTTGACACTACGCAGCGGTTACCAGGGGGAGGTGCAACAAGGGTGCCAGCTCTGTAGCAACTCGTAAGAAAAGGCGACAAAGCTTGTCGACCTTGTTACCGCACGTTTTTTGTAGGAGCGAGGGGGACGCCTAGTTCTTGCTCGCGAAAAACTCATGGACGCCGCGTACATCCAGGAAGCACGCGTTATCGTTGACGTTTTTCGCGAGCAAGCTCGCTCCTACAAACGGCATCGCCGGGAATTCAGGTGGCGAACAGGTACGCTTCCACGTCCATCCCGGCGTCGCGCATCTGCGCCAGCTTGTAGCGCAGGGTGCGCGGGCTGATGCCAAGGCGCTCGGCTGCTTCCTTGCGGCGGCCGCGCTCGGCGCGCAGGGTGTCGATGATCATCTGGAATTCGCGGCGGCGCAGGTCATCGCCCAGGGCGCCGGCCGATTCGGTTTCGGCGGCGAGCGGTGCAGGCGCCAGGCTTGGCAACGGCGCCACGCCATTGCCCATGGCCAGGCAGAAATCCTGGGGCTGGATCAAGCCGCCCTGCTGCAGGATCAGTGCACGCTGGATCGCGTTGTCCAGCTCGCGCACGTTGCCGGGCCATGGATAAGCGACCAGGCAGGCCTGGGCTTCGGCCGACAGCCGCGCCTGGGCGTGCTTCATTTTTTTGACGTGGTTGTTCAGCAGGCGCTCGGCCAGGGGAATGATATCCGCCGGGCGTTCGCGCAACGGGCGCCAGGCCAGCGGGAACACCGACAGACGGTAGAACAAGTCTTCGCGAAAGCGCCCTGCCGCCACTTCGCCGGCCAGGTCGCGGTTGGTGGTGGCGACCACGCGGATATCCAGCTGGATCGGTTTGCGCGCGCCCACCCGCTCCACTTCGCGCTCCTGCAACACGCGCAGCAATTTGGCTTGCAGGCCCAGGGGCATTTCCGAGATTTCGTCGAGCAGAATGGTGCCGCCGTCGGCCTGCTCGAACTTGCCGGCTTGGGCCGCGATGGCGCCGGTGAACGAGCCCTTTTCATGGCCGAACAGGGTGGCTTCGAGCATGTTGTCCGGAATCGCCGCGCAGTTGATCGCGATAAAGGGCTGCCGCGCCCGACTGGATTGCTGGTGGATATAACGCGCCAACACTTCCTTGCCGGTGCCGGACTCCCCCGAGATCAATACGGTGGAATCGCTGCGCGCAACCCGGGCCGCCAGTTCCAGCAACTGCGCGCTGGCCGGCTCGAAGGCAATCGGGCCATCGCCCTCCACCGTCGACATGACGCCAAGCGCATGCCGCGCCACCAGTTCGATCAACGCCTTGGGTTCGAACGGCTTGACCAGATAATCCGCCGCGCCCTGGCGCATGGCGTCCACGGCCCGCTCCACGGCGCCATGGGCGGTCATCAGCAGCACCGGCAATTGCGGCTGGCGCGCGCGCAGCAGGCCGAGCAACTGATGGCCGTCCATGCCGGGCATGTTCACATCACTGACCACCAGGCTGAAAGTTTCCCGCTCCACGGCCTCCAAGGCTTCCTCGGCAGAGCCGACCGCGCGGTAGTCATGGCCCGCCAACAGCAGCGTGTCAGCCAATGCTTCACGCAGGGCGCGATCGTCTTCAACCAGTAAAACCTTGATAGTCATGATCCTTTTACTCCGCGCTTGCCGCTCTGGAAAACAGCGGCAAGGTCATCAATGCACAGGTGCCGCGCCCCAACCGGGAACGCAGTTGCAATTCTCCCTGATGCGCACGTGCCACTGCCTTGACCACGGTCAGGCCCAGGCCGGTGCCGTTGGTCTTGGTGGTGAAAAAGGGCTCGCCCAGGCGCTGCAGCACGGCCGGCGCTATACCACTGCCGCTGTCGCTGATGCACAGGCGCAGCGTTTGCTCGCGGCGGTACAGGTGCACCTTGAGGCGCGCACCCGGGCCGCTGGCCTGGGTGGCGTTTTCGATCAGGTTGAGCAGCGCGCCGACCAGGGTGTCGCGATTGCACAGCACCTCACCCTGGTGGCTGTCGCATTGCCAGCGCAGGCTGGCGCCCTCGGTATGCGTGGCGGCCGCCGCTTGCAGGGCTTGCATCAACGCGGCCGGGGTCACGCGGTCGGTCAGCGGCAATTCGCCACGGGCAAACACCAGCATGTCGCGCACCTGGTGCTCCAGCTCGTGCAGGCGCTCCTTGAGACGTCCGGCAAAACGCTGGTGGGTGGCCGCCGGCAATTGCTCATCAGTCAAATGACTGGCGTAGATCAATGCCGCCGACAGCGGCGTACGAATCTGATGCGCCAGGGAAGCGACCATCCGCCCCAACGACGACAAACGTTCATGGCGCGCCAGTTGATCCTGCAGGTGACGGGTTTCCGTCAGGTCGTTGAGCAGCACCAACTGGCCCGGTTCGGCATCCAGGGACCGGGTGGCGATGGACAGGCGACGCCCATCCTTGAGGGACACTTCGTGGCCGTCATCTTCACGCGGCGCGAAGCAACGGGTGATGACGTGGCGCCACAGCTCGCCTTCCAGCGGCAGGCCGAGCAGGTCGCAGGCCGCCGGGTTGGCTTCGCGCACGCGGCCCTGGTCGTCGATGACGATCACGCCACCGGGCAACAGCGAGAGCAGGTTCTGCAGGCGGTTGGCCAGGCGTTCTTTCTCGGCCAATTCCTGCATGCGCTGGGCACTGACCACCGCCAGTTCGCCTTTGAGCTCGGATACCCGGGCTTCAAGCAGACTGTAGGAATCGGTCAGCTGGCTCGACATCTGGTTGAACTGCGAGAACGCCTGTTCCAGACCCTGGCGGGTCGGCGGCTCTACAGGCGAAATCAGCCCCTGGATGGCAGGGGCTGCAGATAGTTGGGCGGCGTGGGGCATGGTGCTCTCTCGCTTGGCTGACCGTCAGTTAAACGGAACGTTGCGAGGGCTGTAGCAATACCCGTGCCGAAAAAAATCTACTTATAAATCAAGGCGCTGAAAAACACGCGTCAATCATCCGCCTGTTCATCCCCTTCTTTGCGGCTCATACCGTACTTGCGCATCTTCTCCACCAGGGTGGTGCGGCGAATGCGCAGGCGCTCGGCGGCACGGGCGACGATGCCATTGGCGTCGTCCAGGGCCTGTTGGATCAGGCCTTGCTCCAGGTTGCCGAGGTAGTCTTTCAGGTCGAGGCCTTCGGGCGGCAACATGGCCGTGGCACCGAAGTCCGGCGTATGGCCGTTGATCGCCACGCGCTCTTCCATGTCGCTGCGCAGGCTGTCGACCATCTGCTCGTCTTCATCGTCGACGTAGCGGAATTTCTTCGGCAACTCGACCACGCCGATCACACCGTAGGGGTGCATGATCGCCATGCGCTCCACCAGGTTGGCCAGCTCGCGCACGTTGCCCGGCCAACCATGACGGCACAGCGACATGATGGCGGCGGAGTTGAAACGGATGGAGCCGCGTTTTTCGTGCTCCATGCGCGAAATCAATTCGTTCATCAGCAACGGGATGTCTTCCACGCGCTCACGCAACGGCGCCATCTCGATCGGGAAGACGTTGAGGCGGTAGTACAGGTCTTCGCGGAAGCTGCCGACCTCGATCATGCTTTCGAGGTTCTTGTGGGTGGCGGCGATGATGCGCACGTCCACGCTCTGGGTCTTGTTACTGCCCACACGCTCGAAGGTGCGCTCCTGCAGCACGCGCAGCAATTTGACTTGCATCGGCAGCGGCATGTCGCCGATTTCGTCGAGAAACAGCGTGCCGCCGTTGGCCAGCTCGAAACGCCCGGCACGGCTGGTGATCGCCCCGGTAAAGGCGCCCTTCTCGTGGCCGAACAATTCGCTTTCCAGCAGCTCTGCCGGGATCGCCCCGCAGTTGACCGGCACGAACGGTCCGTCGCGGCGTTTGGAGTGATAGTGCAGGTTGCGCGCGACCACTTCCTTGCCGGTGCCCGATTCGCCCAGGATCAACACACTGGCGTCGGTATCGGCCACTTGCTGCATCATCTGGCGCACATGCTGGATGGCGCGGCTGGTGCCGACCAGGCTGCGAAAGAGGTTGGGCTCACGGTGACGGCCGCGCTCGCGGGCCTGGTCGTACATCTCGCGATAGACCTGGGCGCGGTGCAGGGAATCGAGCAATTTGCTGTAGCTGGGCGGCATTTCCAGGGTGGACAGCACGCGGCGACGCTGGTCTTCCGGCAGGTCGACGGAAGAAATTTCGCCCATCAGCAACACAGGAAGGAACTCATCCCAGGTTGACAGTGTCTTTAACAAGCCCAAAACAGCGCCAGGAGTGTTTACCGTCCCGATCAGCACACAAATGACTTCACGGCTCGAGGCCAACGAGCTGACCGCCTGCTGCCAATCATGGCTACCGCAGGGCAAATTTTCTTCACCGAGAAAATTCAAAATCACCGCTAAATCGCGGCGGCGGACGCTATCGTCATCGATCAGCAGAATTTTGGTTTCACGCCACATGCAATAGCAACTTCCCTAGTAAAACTTCCTGCCCTGGAATGAGGGCAATCAAGACGTCTGTAAGACTTATTACCTACTAGACGTCTGAAATCTGAAAACAACACTAGTTAAGTCAAAAATGCTGGCACAGTCAAATATATGACGCGCCGTTCGGACCAACTGAGCCTCTATCAGCCGAACAGATGGTAGACCTTTGACGCATTTTTAGCTTGGTTGATCTGCGACATCTCTTCAAAAATCGCCTGGCGCTCGCCGGTCGTCACTTCAAGCAGCTGCTGGTAAACCGCCAACAGACTCTCCAGCTTTTCCCGCAGCGCATCCTCGTCCACCGGCGCCTGGCTGAGCACGTCATCGATCACGTTGCGACAGCCCAGGTCCAGTTCGCCGATGGCGTCCCAGTTGCGCGCAGCGAGTGCGTCGACCAGGGCTTCACGGGTTTCATCTATGCGTTGCAGTGCGTGGCTCATGACGTGTTCCTCAAGGCCGGTGGCCTTACTGTGCGGCGCCTTGGGGTGCAGCGATGGCATCCCAGCCTTCCTTGACGGTGATCAGCAGCTTGGCGACTTCGTCGATCATGTCGGCATCGTTATGCAGATTGGCTTCCATCAGGCGGTTGGTCATGTATGCGTACAGACTTTCCAGTTGTTGGACATACCCTGGGGTTTCGCTTTTCTCGGCGTCCAGACCGTCGCGCAGACCGATTATGATGTCGACCGCTTTGCCGAGCATCAGGCCCTTTTGCGCAATATCTCCACGCGCCAGCGCACCCTTTGCCTGGGCCATGCGGTCCAGGCCACCCTCCATCAGCATCTGCACAAGGCGATGCGGGCTGGCTTCGGAGATCTGAGCGTGGGAATTGACCTTCTGGTATTGGCGAAGGGCGCGCATGGGATTCATGGTTCTACCTCGTAACAGGCGACAGCGAAAAGGATTTCAGTAACCAATATGTCGACGGGATCGCAGAAAACTTTAACCCGGACGGCCCCGAAAAAAACAAAGCCCGGCAGACAGGCCGGGCTTCCACATGCTTCAAAATCAAGTGTTTTTCTGGTTATTCAACGCGTTGAGCGTGCCCATGATGTTGTTACTTTGCTGGCGCAACTGGGCGACCAGCGAATCCATCGCCGCGTATTTGCGTGTCAGGCTGGCCTGCAGATCCGCCACATGCACGTCCAGTTCCGCCTGGTCCTTGCTCAAGGTCTTGAGGCTATCGGAGAGAGCGGTCGTGCGCGTCGCGAAGATACCGGTGGTCGCTTTGGCATAACCTTCAGTGGCATTGGTCATGCGTGCCAGCAACCCGGTCTTGCCGCTGAACATACTGCTGATATCTGCAGAGTTGGTGAGCGCGATCTTGTCGAAGGTCTTGTCGTCCATCGTCAACAGACCGGTACCGGAGTCGGTACTGATACCGAATTGTGCCAGGGACTTGATGGTGCCGTTCCCGGACAAAGCGTTGAACTCGGCGCGCAAGGCGCTTTGCAGCGAGCGCATGTTGGCGTCACCGGTCAAGGTCGCTGATACGGAGTTACCCGCCGCGTCCTTGGTCACCTTGGTTTCGGCATTCATCGCCTTGAGCAAAGCGTTATAACTGTCAACAAAGCCTTTGACCCCGGACTTGAGCGCAGCGGTGCTGGTACTCACGGAAATCGTCGTGGTTGCCTTCGGCCCGTCCGGGTCCTTGGTATCCACGGGAGGTGAAACCGACAGCAGCTTGATGCTGACCCCACTCACCGCATCGGTGATGTTGTTGGTCTTGGATGTATAGGGCACGTTATCGATGGTGTACTCGGCGTTCTGCGGCGTATCGATCACTTTGTAGCCGGTATCGATACCCGAGTTGCCCGACAGCGTCAGGTCCGAGCCGACCCCGCCCGTGGTGGACGTCAACACCATGCGCGAACCGGTGGAGTCGGTGACGATGTTGGCACTGAGCCCGACGGTGCCGAACTGGGTGTTGATCGAGTCACGCACTTGCTGCAGGGTTGCGCCCGGCGCCACGCTCAGGTCGAACTTCTTGCCCGACTGGGAGATGGTCAGGGTGGTGGCGGCAGTGCCCTTGTTGACCACTGTCGAAGCGCCGCCGGCCAGGGTGACCGTGGACAGTTTGGAAGGCTGGGCGAGTTTATTGACCACCAGATTGAAACTGCCGTTGGCAGCGCCCTGAGCGGTGGTCATGGTCGCGACCTTTTCATTTGACGAAGTGCCGGTCAGGCCACTGAAGCTATTGTCGTCGGTCATGCTCTTGATGGCGCCACGGAAGGCGTCCAGCGCCGACTGGATCTTGCCGATCGACGACAACTGGGTAGTCGCTTTCTGTGACTGGGTGTTGATCTGGGTCTGCTTCGGCGCCCGATCGGCGTCGACCAGGGCTTTGACGATGCCCTGGATGTCGATACCAGAACCCACACCGTTTACCGTTGTACTCGCCATCGTCTTTCTCCTAATACGGCTGCTGGCGTTTTCTTGACGAACCGCACTTCAAGAAAGCAACGCAACAAGTTTCATGCCAGTTCAGACCTTTTCATCGAACAGCACATGACTGGCGGTGGCCAGGTTCTGTGCAAGCTTCAAGGCCGTTTCCGACGGAATCTGGCGGATCACCTCGCCACTTTCAGTGGCGATGACCTTGACCACGACCCGATGGGTGGAATCATCAATGGAAAAATCCAGTTTGCGCTGGGCCGCTTGTACGAATTCTCGAATATCGGTGACTGCCTTTTCCAGGTCAGCCCGCTTCGGCTCACCGGCGGCCGGCGCGATCGCCTCGACCTTGGCGTTGTCTTTGTCCGCAACCACCGCAGTGGCCGGGCCTTGAGGGGCTACCGGTGGATAAGACGAGGCCAGCTTTACACTCATGTCCATGTCCAATCTCCTCTACAACAACCGAAAAAGACGAAAGGGCACGTAAACGCGCCCTTCCGTCAGTTACCAAGCGACGCTATTACTGAAGCAGCTTCAGTACAGCGGATGGCAGTTGGTTGGCCTGCGACAGGATCGCGGTAGCAGCCGACTGCAGGGTTTGTTGCTTGGTCAACTCAGCTGTTTCAGCAGCGAAGTCGGTGTCTTGAACGGTGGAACGTGCAGCGGTGGAGTTTTTCTGAATGTTGGTCAGGTTGTCCACGGTAGTAGTCAGACGGTTCTGAACAGCACCCAGGCCCGAACGTGTGCTGTCGATGCCGCCGATAGCCTTGTCCAGTACCGCGATGGCCGATTGTGCGTTGAAAGCGCTGCTGACGTCGGTCTGTGCAACCGTGGTCTTGGCGGAAGCTGCGGCAGTACCTGCTGCGGCGAACAGACCGGTTACACCGGCGCCGTTCAGGGCGTAGCCTTTGGACGAGTCCAGGTTCACCGCACCGGTAGCGATCAGGCCGTCGGCCAGAGCGACGCCGGTACCGAAGGCACCCTTACCGTCTTTGGTAGCAACAGTGATCGAACCGGCGTCAGTGGAGGCGCTGAAGTTCAGGTTCTCACCGGAGTCGGACTTGACCGACAGGGTGCCTTTGGATTCGTCATAGTTGACGCTGATACCCAGTTTAGCGGAGTTGGATTTCAGCTGGTCAGCCAGGCTGGCGGTATCGGTAACACCGGTGAACGTGGTGGCTTGGCCGCCAACAGTCATGGTGAAGGTAGCAGGCGCGGTCTTGGCGGCAGCACCCACGCTGAATTGAGCTTCAGTGCTGGCGGAAGCGCTCAGGCCACCTACAGCGCCGTTCAGTTGGCTGGCGATGGTTTTAGCCGATGCGCCTGCTGCTACGGTAACAGAAGCGGTCTGGCCATTACCGGTGATACCGATAGCACCACCGGCAACCCCTGTGGTGCTAGGTGCAACGCCGACGCTTTTGATCTGCTGCGACCCGATGTTGTTGGCAGCAACGTTGTCCAGGGACAGGTTGATGGTTTCGTTGGCGTTGGCACCAACCTGGATGGCTTTGGTACCGTACGAACCGTCGAGCAGCTTCTGGCCACCGAACGTAGTGGTTTGCGAGATACGGGTCAGTTCCGAAGTCAGCGCCTGGTATTCTTCCTGGTTGGAAGTACGGTCGGCGTCGCTCAGGGAGCCGGTAGCCGATGACAGAGCCAGGGTACGCATTTTTTGCAGAATGTCGGTCGAAGCCTGCATTGCGCCTTCAGCGGTTTGCGCGATGGAGATACCATCGTTGGCGTTCTTTACAGCTTGACCCAGGCCGTTGATCTGGCTGGTCAGACGGTTGGAGATCTGCAGGCCCGAGGCGTTGTCTTTAGCGCTGTTGATGCTCAGGCCAGTGGACAGACGCTGCATGGAGGTTTGCAGCGAGTTGGCCGCTTTGCCAAGGCCGTTCTGGGTAGTGATGGAAGCAATGTTGGTGTTTACTGTTAAAGCCATGACGAAATCCTCGATGGATGGATACTGCGGCTTCCGGCCCTGGCAACCGCCGGGTGTGGCCTGAGAACCTACGTAATAGTTATCGTCGTGGTAGCCGGTTGCTTGAGGGTTATTTTGATTTTTTTTACTAGCCCTGTGCCAGCCCTTGCAATTCAAGCAGTTAGCGAGACTGAAAACCCCGGTTTCATTGGCTTTTCTGGCGCCAAATAAAAAACGCCGATGATCTTTCGATCATCGGCGTTTTTTTATACGACCCTCAACGGCTCATGGGCGATACAGAATCGCCGAGCCCCAGGATAGGCCCACGCCAAATCCACTGATCGCCACGCGCTTCCAGGTGGCATCCATCACGTGCTTTTCCAGCAGCAACGGAATGCTCGACGACACGGTATTGCCGGTCTCGACCATGTCCTTGATGAACTTGTCCACCGGCGCATCTTCAAAACGGCGCGCCACGGCGTCAACGATGGCCGCACTGCCCTGGTGAATGCAGAATGCATCGATGTCATCGGCCTTGAGATCCGACTCGTCGAGCAGCTCGTGCAAATGCGCCGGCACCTTGAGCAAGGCAAAGTTGAACACCTGGCGGCCGTTCATGAAGAACACGCCGTCGCTGACCTTAAGGTGCGGCGCGCCGGAGCCGTCGGTGCCGAACTTGGATTTGCCGAGCAACCACGGCGCGTCTTCGCCCATCCAGGTGGCGGTGGCGGCATCGCCGAACAGCATGGTGGTGTTGCGATCTTCCGGGTCGACGATTTTCGAGTACGGGTCGGCGGTGATCAGCAGGCCGTTTTTCAGGCCGGTGGCTTCCATGAAGCCCTTCATCG harbors:
- the fliG gene encoding flagellar motor switch protein FliG — encoded protein: MNDRVAVAKLSRVDKAAVLLLSLGETDAAQVLRHMGPKEVQRVGVAMAQMRNVHREQVEQVMSEFVEIVGDQTSLGVGSDSYIRKMLTSALGEDKANGLIDRILLGGNTSGLDSLKWMEPRAVADVIRYEHPQIQAIVVAYLDPDQAGEVLGHFDHKVRLDIILRVSSLNTVQPAALKELNTILEKQFSGNSNASRTTLGGIKRAADIMNFLDSSVEGQLMDSIREIDDTLSGQIEDLMFVFNNLADVDDRGIQALLREVSSDVLVLALKGSDEGVKEKIFKNMSKRASELLRDDLEAKGPVRVSDVETAQKEILTIARRMAEAGEIVLGGKGGEEMI
- the fliF gene encoding flagellar basal-body MS-ring/collar protein FliF codes for the protein MAEAIDNVPAKVDGKPPLFGLSFLENLSEMTMLRQVGLMVGLAASVAIGFAVVLWSQQPDYRPLYGSLAGMDSKQIMETLAAADIAYTVEPNSGALLVKADDVARARMKLAAAGVTPSDSNIGFEILDKDQGLGTSQFMEATRYRRGLEGELARTISSLNNVKGARVHLAIPKSSVFVRDERKPSASVLVELFSGRSLEPGQVLAIVNLVATSVPELSKSQITVVDQKGNLLSDMAENSALTQAGKQFDYSRRMESMLTQRVHNILQPVLGNDRYKAEVSADVDFSAVESTSEQFNPDQPALRSEQSTSEQRTASNGPQGVPGALSNQPPAPASAPQTTGGAAATAGAIAAGQPLLDANGQQIMDPATGQPMLAPYPADKRNQSTKNFELDRSISHTKQQQGKINRLSVSVVVDDQVKVNAADGAVTRAPWSADELARFTRLVQDAVGFDASRGDSVSVINMPFSAERGEVIADPAFYTQPWFWDIVKQVLGVLFILVLVFGVLRPVLNNITGGNKKQLALAGGDVELGGMGGLDGELANDRVSLGGPQSILLPSPSEGYDAQLNAIKSLVAEDPGRVAQVVKEWINADE
- the fliE gene encoding flagellar hook-basal body complex protein FliE → MSQGIEFNRLMLDMRSMQMDAMAQPKSVAPAPELGQSSFADMLGQAINKVSDTQQASSQLATAFEIGKSGVDLTDVMVASQKASVSFQALTQVRNKLVQAYQDIMQMPV
- a CDS encoding sigma-54-dependent transcriptional regulator, with product MTIKVLLVEDDRALREALADTLLLAGHDYRAVGSAEEALEAVERETFSLVVSDVNMPGMDGHQLLGLLRARQPQLPVLLMTAHGAVERAVDAMRQGAADYLVKPFEPKALIELVARHALGVMSTVEGDGPIAFEPASAQLLELAARVARSDSTVLISGESGTGKEVLARYIHQQSSRARQPFIAINCAAIPDNMLEATLFGHEKGSFTGAIAAQAGKFEQADGGTILLDEISEMPLGLQAKLLRVLQEREVERVGARKPIQLDIRVVATTNRDLAGEVAAGRFREDLFYRLSVFPLAWRPLRERPADIIPLAERLLNNHVKKMKHAQARLSAEAQACLVAYPWPGNVRELDNAIQRALILQQGGLIQPQDFCLAMGNGVAPLPSLAPAPLAAETESAGALGDDLRRREFQMIIDTLRAERGRRKEAAERLGISPRTLRYKLAQMRDAGMDVEAYLFAT
- a CDS encoding sensor histidine kinase, which encodes MPHAAQLSAAPAIQGLISPVEPPTRQGLEQAFSQFNQMSSQLTDSYSLLEARVSELKGELAVVSAQRMQELAEKERLANRLQNLLSLLPGGVIVIDDQGRVREANPAACDLLGLPLEGELWRHVITRCFAPREDDGHEVSLKDGRRLSIATRSLDAEPGQLVLLNDLTETRHLQDQLARHERLSSLGRMVASLAHQIRTPLSAALIYASHLTDEQLPAATHQRFAGRLKERLHELEHQVRDMLVFARGELPLTDRVTPAALMQALQAAAATHTEGASLRWQCDSHQGEVLCNRDTLVGALLNLIENATQASGPGARLKVHLYRREQTLRLCISDSGSGIAPAVLQRLGEPFFTTKTNGTGLGLTVVKAVARAHQGELQLRSRLGRGTCALMTLPLFSRAASAE
- a CDS encoding sigma-54 dependent transcriptional regulator, yielding MWRETKILLIDDDSVRRRDLAVILNFLGEENLPCGSHDWQQAVSSLASSREVICVLIGTVNTPGAVLGLLKTLSTWDEFLPVLLMGEISSVDLPEDQRRRVLSTLEMPPSYSKLLDSLHRAQVYREMYDQARERGRHREPNLFRSLVGTSRAIQHVRQMMQQVADTDASVLILGESGTGKEVVARNLHYHSKRRDGPFVPVNCGAIPAELLESELFGHEKGAFTGAITSRAGRFELANGGTLFLDEIGDMPLPMQVKLLRVLQERTFERVGSNKTQSVDVRIIAATHKNLESMIEVGSFREDLYYRLNVFPIEMAPLRERVEDIPLLMNELISRMEHEKRGSIRFNSAAIMSLCRHGWPGNVRELANLVERMAIMHPYGVIGVVELPKKFRYVDDEDEQMVDSLRSDMEERVAINGHTPDFGATAMLPPEGLDLKDYLGNLEQGLIQQALDDANGIVARAAERLRIRRTTLVEKMRKYGMSRKEGDEQADD
- a CDS encoding flagellar protein FliT, giving the protein MSHALQRIDETREALVDALAARNWDAIGELDLGCRNVIDDVLSQAPVDEDALREKLESLLAVYQQLLEVTTGERQAIFEEMSQINQAKNASKVYHLFG